The proteins below are encoded in one region of Shewanella putrefaciens:
- a CDS encoding porin, whose product MNKTLVATALAAIFLAPTVSAIEIYKDDKNAVEIGGFIDVRVINTQGETEVVNGASRINFGFSRELTHGWNAFAKLEWGVNPVGSSDIVYNNRFESVQDEFFYNRLGYAGISNDDYGTISIGKQWGAWYDVVYNTNYGFVWDGNAAGVYTFNKDDGAVNGVGRGDKLVQYRNAFGDVSFAVQAQLKNSSFYTCDVEDITEEACEARWNQGEADSQQVTYNYTYGGAVTYQATDMLSLMAGINRGEFDINYGNGDQKTAVDLIYGAGITWGNFDNNGFYAAANVNKQENHDTDNIGRLIKDAYGVETLVSYKFDNGLRPFISYNLLDAGKDYVIQPNFNADPNDVFKRQFVVAGLHFVWDPNTVLYVEARKDFSDFTSADKEQEARMSLSEDDGIAIGIRYTL is encoded by the coding sequence ATGAACAAAACGTTAGTAGCAACTGCGTTAGCAGCAATATTCCTCGCTCCAACAGTCTCGGCAATTGAGATCTACAAAGACGATAAAAATGCCGTCGAAATCGGTGGATTTATTGATGTGCGCGTAATCAATACGCAAGGGGAAACTGAAGTTGTTAATGGTGCTTCTCGCATTAATTTTGGTTTTAGCCGTGAACTGACCCACGGCTGGAATGCATTTGCCAAATTAGAATGGGGTGTTAATCCCGTTGGTAGCAGCGACATCGTTTACAACAATCGTTTTGAATCTGTTCAAGATGAGTTTTTTTACAACCGCCTCGGTTATGCGGGTATTTCCAATGATGACTACGGGACTATCAGCATTGGTAAGCAATGGGGTGCTTGGTACGACGTGGTATATAACACTAACTATGGTTTTGTATGGGATGGTAACGCCGCCGGTGTTTACACATTCAACAAAGATGACGGTGCGGTTAACGGCGTAGGCCGTGGCGATAAACTGGTTCAATACCGCAACGCATTTGGTGATGTGAGCTTTGCGGTTCAAGCCCAATTGAAAAACAGCAGTTTCTACACCTGTGATGTTGAAGATATCACCGAAGAAGCTTGTGAGGCACGTTGGAACCAAGGTGAAGCTGACTCGCAGCAAGTGACTTACAACTATACCTATGGTGGAGCCGTTACCTACCAAGCAACAGATATGCTGAGCCTAATGGCGGGTATTAACCGTGGTGAATTTGATATTAATTACGGTAATGGTGATCAAAAGACTGCTGTTGACCTAATCTACGGTGCGGGTATTACTTGGGGTAATTTTGACAATAACGGCTTCTATGCAGCTGCTAACGTCAACAAGCAAGAAAACCATGATACCGATAATATTGGCCGATTAATCAAAGACGCTTATGGTGTTGAAACCTTAGTATCTTACAAGTTTGACAATGGGTTACGTCCATTTATCTCTTATAACCTGTTGGATGCCGGTAAGGATTACGTGATTCAGCCAAATTTTAACGCCGATCCTAATGATGTATTTAAACGTCAGTTCGTGGTTGCAGGGCTGCATTTTGTTTGGGATCCGAACACAGTTCTCTATGTCGAAGCACGTAAAGATTTCAGTGATTTCACCAGTGCCGATAAAGAACAAGAAGCCAGAATGTCACTTTCAGAAGATGATGGTATCGCAATCGGTATCCGCTACACTCTGTAA
- the dinG gene encoding ATP-dependent DNA helicase DinG, whose translation MLPDNVKTQIRAIYKDIASALPNFRPRREQNFMVAEISKTLAGDYDKDRRIIVVEAGTGIGKSLSYILGTIPLALASKKKVCIATATVALQEQLLHKDLPFFLEQSGLNFRFGLVKGRQRYVCLSKLAMLIGDDNSTQMAMWQTKPDNSQIAMLHELLKDYAEGRWNGELDTLSTPIPDHLWQQIACDKHSCHRQVASHRNCPFHKAREDVDTWDVLIANHSLLFADLELGGGVILPDPEEVFYVIDEAHHLPIVARDFSSAQATLRGAADWLEKVGKTSAKLQNQIKSNNIIAPAQAMQDHIGDLIGQLNQVAHYCDTQTKQFANPESRYRFEHGKLPEALRIPAENLATTANLALKQFNKMQLLLTEAIKDGDIPKHQSEALQAEMGFMLQRLENLQKLWRMMAKEDTHKGAPMARWIELITGKQVDYLFSASPIEVGFMLESMLWQKAAGVVLCSATLRALNNFDHFAHQVGLSLNDGSRYLALQSPFDYPNNATLYLPKMKTEPTDDAYTEELAEQIIELIEGEMATLVLFASYWQMEKVVELLEGKLTTELLIQGNAPRQQLLENHKAKCDKGEPSILFGTGSFSEGLDLPGDYLTNLIVTKLPFAVPTSPVEQAHAEYVKVKGGNPFLQLTIPDASRKLIQSCGRLLRKEQDYGRVTILDRRLVTKRYGKSLLDALPPFRRVIE comes from the coding sequence ATGTTACCTGACAATGTAAAAACCCAGATCCGCGCCATCTATAAAGATATCGCCAGCGCCTTACCTAATTTTAGGCCGCGCCGCGAACAAAATTTTATGGTGGCCGAAATATCTAAGACCCTCGCTGGTGATTACGACAAAGACAGGCGCATTATTGTGGTCGAAGCGGGTACGGGCATTGGTAAATCATTGTCTTACATTTTGGGGACTATTCCGCTCGCCTTAGCAAGCAAAAAAAAGGTCTGTATTGCCACCGCAACGGTCGCGCTTCAGGAGCAGTTACTGCACAAAGATCTGCCCTTCTTCCTTGAGCAATCTGGGTTAAACTTTCGCTTCGGCCTAGTAAAAGGTCGCCAGCGCTATGTTTGCCTTTCAAAATTAGCCATGTTGATTGGCGATGATAACAGTACCCAAATGGCCATGTGGCAAACTAAGCCCGACAACAGCCAGATTGCCATGTTGCATGAATTGCTAAAGGACTATGCCGAAGGACGCTGGAATGGCGAGCTCGATACGCTATCGACACCCATCCCAGATCATCTTTGGCAGCAAATCGCCTGCGATAAACACAGCTGTCATCGGCAAGTAGCGAGCCACAGAAATTGCCCCTTCCACAAGGCACGTGAAGATGTGGATACCTGGGATGTACTGATAGCCAACCACAGTTTGCTGTTTGCCGATTTAGAATTAGGTGGCGGCGTGATCCTGCCCGATCCCGAAGAGGTGTTTTATGTTATCGATGAAGCCCACCATCTGCCCATTGTGGCGCGGGACTTTTCCAGCGCACAGGCCACGCTTCGGGGCGCCGCCGACTGGCTTGAAAAGGTCGGAAAGACCAGTGCAAAATTACAAAATCAGATAAAAAGCAATAATATCATCGCCCCAGCACAGGCAATGCAGGACCATATTGGCGATCTTATCGGCCAGCTTAATCAAGTCGCCCATTATTGCGATACCCAAACCAAACAATTTGCCAATCCAGAAAGCCGTTATCGCTTCGAGCATGGCAAGCTGCCTGAGGCCCTTAGGATCCCCGCCGAAAACTTAGCCACCACGGCCAATCTTGCCCTTAAGCAATTTAACAAGATGCAATTGTTGCTCACAGAAGCCATTAAAGACGGTGATATCCCCAAACATCAGTCCGAAGCGCTGCAAGCCGAAATGGGGTTTATGTTACAGCGCCTCGAGAATCTGCAAAAACTATGGCGCATGATGGCCAAGGAAGACACCCATAAAGGTGCGCCAATGGCACGCTGGATTGAACTTATCACGGGAAAACAAGTGGATTACCTGTTTAGTGCATCCCCTATTGAAGTCGGCTTTATGCTCGAATCTATGCTGTGGCAAAAGGCCGCGGGGGTCGTGCTATGCAGTGCCACCCTACGTGCGCTCAATAACTTTGATCACTTCGCCCATCAGGTCGGGTTATCCCTTAACGATGGGAGTCGTTATTTGGCACTGCAATCTCCCTTCGATTACCCCAATAATGCCACACTTTATTTACCTAAGATGAAGACTGAACCTACGGATGATGCCTATACCGAGGAGTTAGCCGAGCAAATCATTGAATTGATAGAGGGGGAAATGGCAACCTTAGTGCTGTTTGCATCCTACTGGCAAATGGAGAAAGTGGTTGAATTACTTGAAGGTAAACTCACCACTGAGCTCCTTATCCAAGGTAATGCACCGAGGCAGCAATTGCTCGAAAACCATAAAGCCAAGTGCGATAAAGGTGAACCCAGCATTTTGTTTGGTACGGGCAGTTTTTCAGAAGGACTCGACTTACCGGGGGATTATCTGACCAATCTGATTGTCACTAAGTTACCCTTTGCGGTACCCACCTCACCCGTTGAGCAAGCCCATGCGGAATATGTCAAAGTCAAAGGTGGCAACCCCTTCTTACAACTGACCATTCCAGATGCCTCGCGCAAGCTCATCCAAAGTTGTGGTAGATTACTGCGTAAAGAACAGGATTATGGCCGCGTCACTATCTTAGATAGGCGCTTAGTGACTAAACGTTACGGTAAATCCCTGTTAGATGCCTTGCCTCCCTTTAGACGTGTCATAGAGTAG
- a CDS encoding TonB-dependent receptor domain-containing protein, whose product MKVEGNFTVADALRNSNLNSFGSFSERSGSSAQSQATIDLRGAGSSRTLVLIDGKRFPGSPTLGGSSANLNAIPMAAVERIDILTDGASSTYGSDAIAGVVNIIMKKNYQGIEFNAGGGSREQDGGLTSKEFSVVAGYQMDKGNITFSFDHQDRKGISDADRDYTAPSMNDANGDGIIQAYTETIGWSIYGATVAAPDFSSAQASPLCDDLAAQYGSNVFKEVAADDDWGPGSTYCMYAHANVSYNKASTDRNTVYVDANYEVAEDVEWFGRTMVTQNNSFGRYAPPAAPWNNMAADNPHNPFGEETTGYWRWAGIGTRDGNVDDYNQDYLTGLRGTIASLNDASWEVYYHYNKADNKSIGEYYLSYAGLAYNEANGIDLGSEEGIANMKATTLTQDRSVFNQWYAGIGFDAFELPGGAVAHYVGAEYFEQDYSSVYDAQSEAGLIGGSAGNSAGGSRDVKAVFYEAVLPVIDNVELNLAARYDDYSDFGGELSPKASVRWQALDSLVVRASYSEAFRAPSLDQLYAATSFSAESARDIPYCTSQGIADDKCPSRQIDTYYSANQNLEPETSDYINLGVAWDIIDNVGLKVDYFDLTVDNVISSRTTESVLKGIDDGTISADQTFYVVRAPNGADGSLGKALEVGTGYANGDTFEIEGIDVTIDANMETGIGEFGLVWSNSFILSYVTEDTAGVSEDIAGWAGSPDYKSVFTTTYSFGDSVLAWNMNYTSSTYESGTSGSLDSWLIHNISYSYDLGNYGKVMLGINNLTDEDPVLSSSGVYENADLYNNYGREYRANYTIKF is encoded by the coding sequence ATGAAAGTTGAAGGTAACTTTACCGTTGCGGACGCACTCCGTAACAGTAACCTAAACTCTTTCGGTTCATTCTCTGAGCGTTCTGGTAGCTCAGCACAGTCACAAGCGACTATCGATTTACGTGGTGCAGGTTCATCACGTACTTTAGTGCTGATTGATGGCAAACGTTTCCCTGGTTCACCAACTCTGGGTGGCAGTTCTGCTAACTTGAACGCTATTCCAATGGCGGCCGTTGAGCGTATCGACATTCTTACCGATGGTGCATCATCAACCTACGGTTCAGATGCGATTGCGGGTGTGGTTAACATCATCATGAAGAAAAACTATCAAGGCATTGAATTTAATGCTGGTGGTGGTTCTCGTGAACAAGACGGTGGCTTAACAAGCAAAGAATTCTCTGTCGTTGCTGGTTACCAAATGGACAAAGGGAATATCACATTCTCATTCGATCACCAAGACCGTAAAGGTATTTCTGATGCGGACCGTGATTATACTGCGCCTAGCATGAATGATGCTAACGGTGATGGCATTATTCAGGCGTACACAGAGACCATCGGTTGGAGTATCTATGGTGCTACAGTAGCAGCCCCTGATTTCTCTTCTGCACAAGCTTCTCCACTATGTGACGATTTAGCCGCCCAATATGGTTCAAATGTGTTCAAAGAAGTAGCTGCCGATGATGACTGGGGTCCAGGTTCAACTTACTGTATGTATGCCCACGCTAACGTCTCTTACAACAAAGCCTCTACTGACCGTAACACTGTCTATGTAGATGCGAACTATGAAGTGGCCGAAGATGTTGAATGGTTCGGTCGCACTATGGTGACACAGAACAACTCCTTTGGCCGTTATGCGCCTCCAGCTGCCCCATGGAACAACATGGCAGCCGATAACCCACATAACCCATTTGGTGAAGAAACAACAGGTTACTGGCGTTGGGCGGGTATCGGTACTCGTGATGGTAACGTAGACGATTATAACCAAGATTATTTAACGGGTTTACGTGGAACTATCGCATCATTAAATGATGCATCGTGGGAAGTTTACTATCACTACAATAAAGCCGATAACAAATCCATTGGTGAATACTATTTAAGTTATGCTGGCCTTGCTTATAATGAGGCAAACGGTATCGATTTAGGGTCTGAAGAAGGTATCGCAAATATGAAAGCGACTACTTTGACTCAGGATCGTTCTGTATTTAACCAGTGGTACGCCGGTATCGGTTTCGATGCTTTTGAACTGCCAGGTGGTGCTGTGGCGCACTATGTTGGTGCCGAATACTTCGAGCAAGATTACTCATCAGTATATGATGCACAATCTGAAGCAGGCTTAATTGGTGGTAGTGCGGGTAACTCTGCGGGCGGTAGCCGTGATGTTAAAGCGGTATTCTACGAAGCAGTATTGCCAGTAATTGATAACGTAGAGCTAAACTTAGCGGCTCGTTATGACGATTACAGTGACTTTGGTGGCGAGCTTTCTCCTAAAGCATCTGTTCGTTGGCAAGCTCTGGATAGCCTTGTAGTACGTGCTTCATACTCAGAGGCTTTCCGTGCTCCTTCGTTAGACCAATTGTATGCTGCGACTTCATTTAGTGCTGAATCAGCTCGTGACATTCCATACTGTACTAGCCAAGGCATTGCTGATGACAAGTGCCCAAGCAGACAGATCGATACTTACTATTCTGCTAACCAGAACCTAGAGCCAGAAACTTCTGACTATATTAACTTAGGTGTGGCTTGGGATATTATTGATAACGTTGGACTGAAAGTTGATTACTTCGACTTAACTGTTGATAACGTTATCAGTTCTCGTACTACTGAGTCAGTACTTAAGGGTATTGATGATGGTACTATCTCAGCTGACCAAACATTCTATGTTGTTCGTGCTCCAAATGGTGCCGATGGTTCATTAGGTAAAGCACTGGAAGTGGGTACTGGCTACGCTAACGGTGATACATTTGAAATTGAAGGTATCGACGTAACAATCGATGCCAACATGGAAACTGGTATCGGTGAGTTTGGCCTTGTGTGGAGCAACAGCTTCATTCTGAGCTATGTTACTGAAGATACCGCAGGTGTGTCAGAAGATATCGCAGGATGGGCAGGTAGCCCAGACTACAAGTCTGTCTTCACAACGACTTACTCTTTCGGTGATAGCGTGTTAGCGTGGAACATGAACTACACAAGCTCAACTTATGAGTCTGGTACTTCTGGTAGCTTGGATTCATGGTTAATTCACAACATCAGCTATAGCTATGACCTAGGTAACTACGGTAAAGTTATGTTAGGTATCAACAACCTGACTGATGAAGATCCAGTTCTAAGCTCTTCTGGTGTGTATGAGAACGCTGACCTGTATAACAACTATGGTCGTGAATATCGTGCAAACTACACAATCAAGTTCTAA
- a CDS encoding DUF2057 domain-containing protein: MKSLLPISSLLVLLGSASAFAADLNIPMSFEYLALDGKKVESSVFNHKSSLELAPGTHKIAIRYHEMVEDDFSDSQTFVKSAPFIVTLEVDGDHQYHLQAAEGEVVKKPKSYAQNPQVVLTRSDKGQVNYQVANTDIEEESFVSRLFSGNQAVDVSGTAAAATGAAGAAAVVVASAPTSTQAAVNATSLTAPVDASKAAAANPQQMLQYWWLQADEKTRKEFMSWAISQL, from the coding sequence ATGAAATCACTTTTGCCAATCAGTAGTCTGCTCGTGTTACTCGGCTCTGCCTCAGCCTTTGCTGCAGATCTGAATATTCCCATGTCCTTCGAATACCTTGCCCTCGATGGTAAAAAAGTCGAGTCCAGCGTATTTAATCACAAGAGCAGCTTAGAATTGGCCCCCGGCACTCACAAAATCGCCATTCGTTACCATGAGATGGTTGAAGATGATTTTAGTGATAGCCAAACCTTTGTAAAATCAGCTCCTTTTATCGTGACCTTAGAAGTCGATGGTGATCATCAATACCATCTACAGGCCGCCGAAGGCGAAGTGGTCAAGAAACCTAAGTCCTATGCTCAAAACCCACAGGTAGTGTTAACCCGTAGTGACAAGGGCCAAGTCAACTACCAAGTTGCCAATACCGATATTGAAGAAGAAAGTTTTGTTTCCCGTCTGTTCAGTGGTAACCAAGCCGTTGATGTATCCGGTACGGCTGCGGCGGCAACGGGAGCTGCAGGTGCTGCGGCCGTCGTGGTAGCATCGGCGCCCACCTCTACCCAAGCAGCGGTCAATGCAACGTCATTAACGGCACCTGTCGATGCATCTAAGGCAGCGGCAGCCAATCCCCAGCAAATGTTGCAGTATTGGTGGCTACAAGCCGATGAGAAAACTCGCAAAGAATTTATGAGCTGGGCGATTTCACAGCTATAA
- a CDS encoding DNA polymerase II, whose product MKPETMAPMSVQGRVLTRHASQRDGQLVLQYYLATEQGPVLVEVHDTEYLCFCHQMDVAALQLQMPGQALRFVPLALKSFKGAVVAGIYAKSSSTMRTVQRIAKDADIPLFEADIRPEQRFLIERFVALDVAFLGHYRPSDDNQASVASTIPVFVAKRARSIAPQTSIRLRTVSLDFECSFEGLLYSVALYGKEHNEQVYEKVIMVGEPEPDAPGHIGSRYIEWVKDEPELIHRLIAWFAAYDPDFIIGWSVVTFDLALLFRRAQLHHIPLRIGRGGTLLEWKVDNKFRPETLSLPGRVVLDGIDWLKAAFYHFERFSLEFVAQALLGEGKAIHNVDNRVQEIDALFANDKQGLAHYNLTDSRLVWDIFHHTQLWDFALARAELTGLELGRVGASVAAFNHLYLPHLHRAGYVAPDTPASQGIESPGGYVMDSVPGLYQHILVFDFKSLYPSIIRTFLIDPKGLIEGLQLPESECVPGFLGGRFSRQQPILPKLIHNLSEQREKAKRESNAPLSQAIKIIMNSLYGVLGSQGCVFHDAKLASSITMRGHQIMKQTRAWIEDMGYQVIYGDTDSTFVWLGKNPELIDVAQLGKTIAAHINAKWQVKIKQEFQLESFLELQFERHYEQFFMPTLRGSLEGSKKRYVGAWRNGQNQLEITFKGMEQVRSDWSPLARNVQAELYERMFNQRDISGYLASVIDELLAGKRDDELIFRKRMRRNLEEYTAKASPHVKVAKQLCELTGKASFGKRGAQIDYVITINGPEPVLYRTSVIDYQYYIDKQISPIAEPVFSIMKLNYMDIASKQLLLI is encoded by the coding sequence ATGAAGCCTGAGACTATGGCACCAATGAGTGTACAAGGTCGAGTCTTAACCCGCCATGCGAGCCAACGTGATGGGCAGTTAGTGTTGCAATATTATTTAGCAACCGAGCAAGGCCCTGTGCTGGTGGAAGTGCACGATACGGAATACCTCTGTTTTTGTCATCAAATGGATGTGGCCGCCCTGCAGTTACAGATGCCGGGCCAAGCCCTACGATTCGTCCCTTTAGCCCTAAAAAGCTTCAAGGGCGCTGTCGTGGCTGGGATTTATGCCAAATCAAGTAGCACAATGCGGACTGTACAAAGGATTGCGAAGGACGCCGACATTCCCTTATTTGAGGCGGATATTCGTCCAGAACAGCGATTTTTAATTGAGCGTTTTGTCGCCCTTGATGTGGCCTTTTTAGGGCATTATCGCCCATCGGATGACAATCAGGCGTCGGTTGCTAGCACTATTCCTGTGTTTGTCGCAAAGCGGGCGAGGAGCATAGCGCCGCAAACATCGATCCGCTTACGCACCGTATCGCTGGATTTTGAGTGCAGCTTCGAGGGCCTGCTCTATTCGGTGGCTTTGTATGGCAAAGAGCATAATGAGCAAGTCTATGAAAAAGTGATTATGGTGGGTGAGCCTGAGCCGGACGCGCCTGGCCATATCGGTTCTCGCTATATCGAATGGGTAAAGGATGAGCCCGAGCTTATTCATCGCTTAATTGCTTGGTTTGCGGCCTATGATCCCGATTTCATCATAGGTTGGTCGGTGGTGACTTTTGACTTGGCCTTGTTATTTCGCCGAGCACAATTGCACCACATTCCCCTTCGCATTGGGCGCGGTGGTACTTTACTCGAATGGAAAGTTGATAATAAATTTCGCCCAGAAACCTTGAGCCTACCAGGGCGTGTGGTGCTCGATGGTATAGATTGGCTTAAGGCGGCGTTTTATCATTTTGAGCGATTTTCCCTCGAGTTTGTCGCCCAAGCGCTTTTAGGTGAAGGCAAAGCGATTCATAACGTTGATAATCGTGTACAAGAAATCGATGCACTCTTTGCCAATGATAAGCAGGGGCTGGCACACTATAATCTGACCGATAGCCGCCTCGTTTGGGATATTTTTCACCATACACAGTTATGGGATTTTGCCCTTGCAAGGGCTGAACTAACGGGGTTAGAGCTTGGGCGCGTCGGTGCTTCGGTCGCTGCATTTAATCATTTGTACTTACCTCATTTGCATAGAGCGGGCTATGTTGCACCCGATACACCAGCGAGTCAGGGGATAGAGAGCCCCGGCGGTTATGTGATGGACTCGGTCCCCGGACTATATCAGCATATTTTAGTTTTTGATTTTAAGAGCTTATATCCCTCGATCATTCGCACTTTTCTGATTGACCCTAAAGGGCTGATCGAAGGGTTACAGTTGCCCGAGTCAGAGTGCGTCCCAGGGTTTCTTGGGGGGCGATTTAGTCGCCAGCAACCCATTTTACCTAAACTCATCCATAATCTTTCCGAGCAGCGTGAAAAAGCCAAGCGTGAATCGAATGCGCCCTTATCCCAAGCAATTAAAATTATTATGAATTCGCTTTATGGTGTTTTAGGTTCCCAGGGGTGTGTATTCCATGATGCCAAATTGGCGAGTTCGATCACTATGCGCGGCCATCAAATTATGAAGCAAACGCGGGCTTGGATTGAAGACATGGGATATCAGGTGATTTATGGCGATACCGACTCGACCTTTGTGTGGTTAGGTAAAAATCCTGAGCTTATAGATGTTGCCCAGTTAGGTAAGACCATAGCTGCACACATTAACGCTAAATGGCAGGTGAAAATTAAGCAGGAATTCCAACTTGAGAGTTTTCTTGAATTACAGTTTGAGCGGCATTATGAGCAATTTTTTATGCCGACTCTACGAGGTTCACTGGAGGGCAGTAAAAAACGCTATGTTGGCGCTTGGCGAAACGGTCAAAATCAGCTTGAAATCACCTTTAAGGGGATGGAGCAAGTTAGAAGCGATTGGAGTCCTCTGGCGCGAAACGTTCAGGCTGAATTGTACGAACGCATGTTTAATCAACGGGATATTAGTGGTTATCTCGCATCGGTTATTGATGAGCTCTTAGCCGGAAAACGGGATGATGAGCTGATATTTCGCAAGCGGATGCGGCGTAATTTGGAGGAATATACCGCCAAAGCCTCCCCCCATGTCAAAGTGGCAAAACAATTATGTGAACTAACAGGAAAGGCCTCATTTGGCAAGAGAGGAGCGCAGATTGATTATGTGATCACAATCAATGGTCCGGAACCTGTACTGTACAGAACGTCGGTAATTGACTATCAATATTATATTGATAAACAGATCAGCCCCATCGCCGAGCCTGTATTTTCAATAATGAAACTAAACTACATGGACATTGCATCGAAACAGTTGTTGTTAATATAG
- a CDS encoding sulfite exporter TauE/SafE family protein yields MELLLEPSNWALLAVIGLIAGFIDAVVGGGGLLSIPALLTLGIAPHTALGTNKLAASFGSSMAAWTYYRQHLFKPAFWYMAFIATFVGAILGSLLVYLLDTLWLEKILPLLIIGIAVYSLVSPNAISDTDCQALTQPPPRQKQGLQGLILGAYDGFAGPGIGAFWTVSAGSLYKLPLLHSCGLARAMTFTSNLTALAIFAWLGQVQWQIGLWMGLCMMLGSFIGARCAIKLGLPFIRPLFVLIVLAIAANLVWSAWF; encoded by the coding sequence TTGGAGTTGTTACTCGAGCCCAGCAACTGGGCCCTGTTGGCAGTCATTGGCTTAATCGCTGGTTTTATCGATGCCGTAGTTGGCGGCGGTGGTCTATTGTCAATTCCGGCACTCTTAACCCTTGGCATTGCCCCACACACAGCCCTTGGCACAAATAAACTCGCAGCAAGTTTTGGCTCATCGATGGCGGCATGGACCTACTACCGCCAACATCTATTTAAACCCGCATTCTGGTACATGGCATTTATTGCCACTTTTGTGGGGGCTATCCTTGGTAGCCTTTTAGTGTATTTGCTAGACACACTGTGGCTCGAAAAAATCTTACCCTTACTGATTATCGGTATAGCTGTCTATAGCTTAGTGAGCCCAAACGCGATATCCGATACCGATTGCCAGGCATTGACTCAACCGCCGCCGAGACAAAAACAAGGACTGCAAGGACTGATCCTCGGCGCCTATGATGGCTTTGCAGGCCCTGGGATTGGCGCATTTTGGACCGTCAGCGCAGGTTCACTTTATAAATTACCTTTGCTTCACAGCTGCGGCCTTGCCCGTGCGATGACGTTCACAAGCAATCTCACCGCCTTAGCCATTTTTGCTTGGCTTGGACAAGTACAATGGCAAATAGGGCTTTGGATGGGCTTGTGCATGATGTTAGGCTCGTTTATCGGCGCCCGCTGTGCAATTAAATTGGGCCTCCCCTTTATTCGGCCTTTATTTGTATTAATTGTCCTAGCGATTGCGGCAAATTTAGTTTGGAGTGCATGGTTTTGA
- a CDS encoding primosomal replication protein — protein sequence MNTKQLLSILKNQLKALEQEVILHDNHLAPQQRKLLQDTERFNQSLFIQHGAQLMPCIEQIRSSISQLEKQINLKLAHHTIALSCERIQDRFTAVKRALLTTSIDLKAKNQQRASSRARFAKRQALSHQESGFGWIASNVLQNSHEIYEELNKHLNWAKKFEQKIAEMESKLENCHSADKISLQNDILLMHRRLGKCRQAISYIEDRIQAFERPHQSHNR from the coding sequence TTGAATACAAAGCAGCTACTCAGCATCCTGAAAAATCAACTAAAAGCGCTCGAGCAGGAAGTCATTCTGCACGATAATCACCTCGCACCGCAGCAACGAAAACTATTGCAGGATACTGAGCGTTTTAACCAATCGTTATTTATTCAGCATGGTGCCCAGTTAATGCCCTGCATCGAGCAAATCCGAAGTAGCATCAGTCAGTTGGAAAAACAAATTAACCTCAAACTCGCGCATCACACTATCGCGTTAAGTTGTGAACGCATTCAAGATAGATTCACCGCGGTAAAACGTGCGCTCCTGACCACATCCATTGATTTAAAAGCAAAAAATCAGCAACGTGCCAGTAGCCGCGCACGTTTTGCTAAGCGCCAAGCCCTATCCCATCAAGAAAGCGGATTTGGCTGGATCGCCAGCAATGTGTTACAAAATAGCCATGAAATTTACGAAGAACTGAACAAGCACTTAAACTGGGCGAAAAAATTTGAACAAAAAATTGCAGAAATGGAATCAAAACTTGAAAACTGTCATAGTGCTGACAAAATCAGTTTGCAAAATGACATCCTTTTGATGCATCGTCGTTTAGGGAAATGCAGACAAGCTATCAGTTATATAGAAGATCGCATTCAAGCATTCGAACGTCCGCATCAGAGCCATAATCGTTAA